One genomic region from Flavobacteriales bacterium encodes:
- a CDS encoding DUF975 family protein, giving the protein MMTANSILMSEARTSLNGKWGIAIGTFLVYMILVGALQAIPTIGPFIGLVIGGPFALGLIIFAKNISSGNEARLEQIFDGFKNLGTALATYLLTAVFTILWTLLLIIPGIIMGLAYSQSMYIISDNPEMGAYDAIALSKKMMDGYKMKLFGLMLMFFGLGLLCVFTLGIAFLWLMPFAQVTMVKFYEDVKADYDDLHSNEDQSEAVVS; this is encoded by the coding sequence ATCATGACAGCAAATAGCATTTTAATGAGCGAAGCCCGTACCTCGTTGAACGGAAAATGGGGCATCGCAATAGGAACTTTTCTCGTTTACATGATTCTTGTGGGCGCGCTACAAGCAATTCCGACAATCGGTCCATTTATCGGGCTCGTAATTGGTGGCCCTTTTGCTCTTGGACTTATCATTTTCGCGAAGAACATCTCGAGCGGTAATGAAGCCAGATTGGAGCAGATCTTTGATGGCTTCAAAAACCTTGGTACAGCGCTTGCCACCTATTTACTTACTGCGGTTTTCACAATTCTATGGACTCTTCTACTGATCATTCCTGGCATCATCATGGGATTGGCCTATTCGCAAAGCATGTATATCATCTCAGACAATCCGGAAATGGGTGCTTATGATGCCATCGCGTTGAGCAAAAAGATGATGGATGGATACAAAATGAAGCTCTTTGGACTGATGCTCATGTTCTTTGGCCTCGGCCTACTTTGTGTATTTACGCTCGGCATCGCATTTCTTTGGTTGATGCCATTTGCGCAAGTAACAATGGTGAAGTTTTACGAAGACGTCAAAGCCGACTATGACGACTTGCATTCGAATGAAGATCAGTCGGAAGCCGTAGTCTCCTGA
- a CDS encoding rhodanese-like domain-containing protein, which produces MQSFIQLVAVIWLIAFSGCNKLIYNSPTVQQLPKEAYLAKLREVDKAYVLDIRTRMEYKRGHIEGAESMSVIGSGFDEKIELLDTTRTVFVYCETAHRSPIATMKLKRVGFTRIYDLEGGYSVLRED; this is translated from the coding sequence ATGCAAAGTTTTATTCAGTTGGTGGCGGTAATTTGGTTGATAGCCTTTTCTGGATGCAACAAGCTTATTTACAATTCTCCCACTGTTCAGCAACTTCCTAAAGAAGCTTACTTGGCCAAATTGAGAGAGGTGGATAAAGCCTATGTTCTTGACATTCGAACGCGGATGGAATATAAGCGCGGGCATATTGAAGGCGCAGAAAGTATGAGTGTGATTGGAAGTGGGTTTGACGAGAAGATTGAATTGCTTGATACAACCCGAACGGTCTTCGTTTATTGCGAAACGGCACATCGAAGTCCCATTGCAACTATGAAGTTAAAACGTGTAGGATTTACGCGGATCTATGATCTGGAAGGAGGTTATTCCGTTTTACGAGAGGATTGA